In Macadamia integrifolia cultivar HAES 741 chromosome 13, SCU_Mint_v3, whole genome shotgun sequence, one DNA window encodes the following:
- the LOC122059649 gene encoding ras-related protein RIC2-like: protein MAGYRAEDDYDYLFKVVLIGDSGVGKSNLLSRFTRNEFSLESKSTIGVEFATRSLNVDGKVIKAQIWDTAGQERYRAITSAYYRGAVGALLVYDVTRHATFENCERWLKELRDHTDPNIVVMLIGNKSDLRHLVAVSTEDGKSFAERESLYFMETSALEATNVDNAFAEVLTQIYRIVSKKAVETGDEGAASSVPSKGERIDVKDDVSALKRIGCCSN, encoded by the exons ATGGCTGGTTATAGAGCTGAAGACGACTATGATTATCTCTTCAAGGTTGTTTTGATCGGAGATTCTGGAGTAGGGAAGTCGAATTTGCTTTCGAGGTTTACAAGGAACGAGTTCAGTCTCGAGTCCAAGTCTACGATCGGTGTGGAGTTCGCTACCAGGAGCTTGAATGTTGATGGAAAGGTTATCAAAGCTCAGATTTGGGATACTGCTGGCCAAGAGAG GTACCGAGCCATCACTAGTGCTTACTACCGAGGAGCAGTTGGTGCATTGCTTGTGTATGATGTGACACGACATGCAACATTTGAGAACTGTGAGCGATGGTTGAAGGAGTTGAGGGACCATACAGACCCTAACATTGTCGTTATGCTCATTGGGAACAAGAGTGACCTCCGTCACCTTGTGGCTGTTTCTACCGAGGATGGAAAATCCTTTGCTGAGAGGGAGTCTCTCTACTTCATGGAGACATCAGCACTGGAAGCAACAAATGTGGACAATGCATTTGCTGAGGTCCTAACCCAGATCTACCGTATTGTGAGCAAGAAAGCAGTGGAGACCGGTGATGAGGGAGCAGCTTCTTCTGTTCCCAGCAAAGGAGAAAGGATAGACGTCAAAGATGatgtttcggcattgaagagaATTGGGTGCTGCTCGAACTAA
- the LOC122059368 gene encoding probable WRKY transcription factor 65 — translation MEGRCNNPFVSEHEGLSVNTSERGGESPVSGIFNDGKISPTNTTPLASPRKSRRAVQKRVVSVPIADLDGSRLKGEGAPPYDSWAWRKYGQKPIKGSPYPRGYYRCSSSKGCPARKQVERSRVDPTMLVVTYACEHNHPWPASKNQQQPPPPQQQTTPPAAAAAAVTAAVTAATATSTTSSTTTTTSATAETISVKYEEPLLFANKTEIEPEEKFTDLGEDSMITTDDFSWFSDMASSSSTTILESPFCAESTSRGGDTDVAMLFPMREEDELLYADLGELPEYSLVFRQSGLFEQDERRRCSLTAAPLCGSSG, via the exons ATGGAAGGCAGATGCAATAACCCTTTTGTCAGCGAACACGAAGGTTTATCCGTTAATACTTCTGAAAGGGGAGGAGAGTCTCCGGTCTCCGGCATCTTCAACGACGGGAAAATTAGTCCCACTAATACTACTCCGTTAGCTTCTCCCAGAAAAAG TCGGAGAGCTGTACAGAAGAGAGTGGTATCTGTGCCGATTGCAGACTTGGATGGGTCACGGCTTAAAGGCGAGGGAGCTCCGCCGTATGATTCGTGGGCCTGGAGGAAGTACGGGCAGAAACCCATCAAGGGCTCTCCTTATCCCAG GGGTTACTATCGATGCAGTAGTTCCAAGGGGTGTCCCGCGAGAAAGCAAGTAGAGAGGAGCCGTGTGGACCCCACAATGCTTGTCGTCACGTACGCGTGCGAGCACAACCACCCTTGGCCTGCCTCCAAAAACCAACAACAACCACCACCGCCACAGCAGCAAACCACTCCtcccgccgccgccgccgccgccgtaACCGCCGCCGTCACCGCTGCCACCGCCACTTCAACGACCTCATCTACGACTACCACCACTTCTGCCACCGCAGAAACAATCTCCGTCAAGTACGAAGAACCGTTGCTATTCGCGAACAAAACAGAGATCGAACCGGAAGAGAAATTCACCGACCTGGGGGAAGATTCCATGATCACAACCGACGATTTCAGCTGGTTCTCTGAtatggcttcttcatcttccaccaCTATACTAGAGAGCCCTTTTTGTGCGGAAAGCACCAGTAGAGGAGGAGATACTGACGTAGCGATGCTATTTCCGATGAGAGAAGAGGATGAATTGCTATACGCTGATCTTGGGGAATTGCCGGAATATTCATTGGTTTTCCGGCAAAGTGGGTTGTTCGAGCAAGATGAACGCCGGCGATGTAGTCTGACGGCGGCTCCTCTGTGTGGGAGCTCAGGATGA
- the LOC122059296 gene encoding histidine-containing phosphotransfer protein 2-like, which produces MAERCRQILKSFVQSMYDEGILDLQFAQLQALQDASNPSFVTDVIKLFIQDAGKIIMELNGILSERVVNFPGMDSYVHQLKGSSSSIGAQLIKNACNDFRQACDANSREGCIRALNKINNEYQRVRAKFHKIIQLEETILSYSVRGQ; this is translated from the exons ATGGCTGAGCGTTGCAGACAAATACTCAAGAGTTTCGTACAGTCCATGTACGACGAG GGAATATTGGACCTCCAATTTGCTCAGCTTCAAGCATTGCAGGATGCAAGCAATCCTTCCTTTGTAACTGATGTGATCAAGTTGTTCATCCAGGATGCTGGAAAGATCATCATGGAACTGAACGGAATTCT GAGTGAACGTGTGGTTAATTTCCCAGGGATGGACTCATATGTTCACCAGCTCAAAGGGAGCAGCTCAAG TATTGGGGCTCAGCTCATCAAGAACGCCTGCAATGATTTTCGCCAGGCTTGTGATGCAAATTCTAGGGAGGG GTGTATCCGGGCTCTGAACAAGATCAATAATGAATACCAGCGTGTGCGAGCTAAATTCCACAAAATTATTCAG CTGGAGGAAACGATCCTTTCCTATAGTGTTCGTGGGCAATAG
- the LOC122059371 gene encoding protein DOG1-like 4, whose protein sequence is MTSHAQDRFSEFYAKWLNQYEANLKELLSVSRDPSHGHLHQALISKVMTHYKEYYTVKWATAKDDVLGFFCPTWFTPLENAYHWMTGWKPSMVFRLIASLHKSQDPVSKIEELRFRIRIEEDRVDREMERQQVSIADKPMVDLSRLATQVKNGEVVGELEKYVDMALSSLLVGLEQVMKMADCVRLKALKGVVEILNPLQSVDFMAAIAMLQIQLRKAGKRADHGKIIKHQKG, encoded by the exons ATGACGAGCCATGCTCAAGATAGGTTCTCAGAGTTCTACGCGAAATGGCTGAACCAATATGAAGCCAATCTCAAAGAACTCCTCTCTGTATCAAGAGACCCTTCCCATGGCCATCTCCACCAAGCCCTTATCTCCAAAGTAATGACTCACTACAAAGAATACTACACTGTCAAATGGGCTACAGCCAAAGACGATGTTCTGGGTTTCTTCTGTCCTACCTGGTTCACCCCTCTCGAGAATGCTTACCATTGGATGACCGGTTGGAAACCCTCCATGGTTTTCCGTCTCATAGCCTCATTACACAAATCCCAGGACCCAGTTTCAA AAATCGAGGAGCTTCGGTTTCGGATCAGAATAGAGGAAGACAGGGTGGATAGAGAGATGGAGAGGCAGCAAGTGAGCATTGCTGATAAGCCAATGGTGGACTTGTCTAGGCTTGCTACTCAGGTTAAGAATGGAGAGGTGGTGGGAGAGTTGGAGAAGTATGTGGATATGGCTTTGAGCTCTTTGTTGGTTGGGTTAGAACAGGTTATGAAGATGGCTGACTGTGTTCGCTTGAAGGCCTTGAAGGGTGTAGTGGAAATACTCAATCCTTTGCAATCTGTGGATTTCATGGCCGCTATTGCAATGTTGCAGATTCAGCTGAGGAAGGCTGGGAAGAGAGCGGATCATGGGAAGATCATAAAGCACCAGAAGGGTTAA